The following proteins come from a genomic window of Corallococcus sp. NCRR:
- a CDS encoding D-alanine--D-alanine ligase family protein: MPVKSLRIAILHYQSKEDPPDPVVKQVGAALRAAGHELSEVRVDESVSDLVRKVTSTRADLVFNLCETFAEDYRLEVNVAAVLELARVPFTGAGTAGLLLAQDKVLTKQLLQFHGVLTPRFATFDGTSFQTSGDLSFPLVVKPARSDASMGLGVEKDMEGLARRVKKIRQEYDDEALAEEYIEGRELYVGVVGDTAAPEVLPVVELDFGSRWNRKRMKIANREVKFGPETPGSPHLVLPTDLSDELRGRMERAAITAFRALKLHDYARIDFRVSSRSNEPYLLEVNPNPYLETQCEVAMGAKERGVSYEALVQRIVDTAARRYGLGVGPKATAGAPPREPAPAPH; the protein is encoded by the coding sequence ATGCCCGTGAAGTCCCTTCGCATCGCCATCCTCCACTACCAGTCCAAGGAGGATCCGCCCGACCCGGTGGTGAAGCAGGTGGGAGCCGCGCTGCGCGCGGCCGGCCATGAGCTTTCGGAGGTGCGCGTGGACGAGAGCGTCTCCGACCTGGTGCGCAAGGTCACCAGCACCCGCGCGGACCTGGTGTTCAACCTTTGCGAGACGTTCGCGGAGGACTACCGGCTGGAGGTCAACGTCGCGGCGGTGCTGGAGCTGGCGCGCGTGCCCTTCACGGGCGCCGGCACCGCGGGCCTGCTGCTCGCGCAGGACAAGGTGCTCACCAAGCAGCTGCTCCAGTTCCACGGCGTGCTCACGCCCCGCTTCGCCACCTTCGACGGCACGTCGTTCCAGACGAGCGGCGACCTGTCCTTCCCGCTGGTGGTGAAGCCCGCGCGCTCGGATGCCTCCATGGGCCTGGGCGTGGAGAAGGACATGGAGGGGCTGGCCCGGCGGGTGAAGAAGATCCGCCAGGAGTACGACGACGAGGCGCTGGCGGAGGAGTACATCGAGGGCCGCGAGCTGTACGTGGGCGTGGTGGGGGACACGGCGGCGCCCGAGGTCCTTCCGGTGGTGGAGCTGGACTTCGGCTCCCGGTGGAACCGCAAGCGGATGAAGATCGCCAACCGCGAGGTGAAGTTCGGCCCGGAGACGCCGGGCAGCCCGCACCTGGTGCTGCCCACGGACCTGTCGGACGAGCTGCGGGGCCGCATGGAGCGCGCGGCCATCACGGCGTTCCGCGCGCTCAAGCTGCACGACTACGCGCGCATCGACTTCCGCGTGTCCAGCCGCAGCAACGAGCCCTACCTCCTGGAGGTGAACCCCAACCCCTACCTGGAGACCCAGTGCGAGGTGGCCATGGGGGCGAAGGAGCGCGGCGTGAGCTACGAGGCGCTCGTGCAGCGCATCGTGGACACCGCGGCCCGGCGCTACGGCCTGGGCGTGGGGCCCAAGGCCACGGCCGGTGCGCCCCCGAGGGAGCCGGCTCCCGCCCCGCACTGA
- a CDS encoding FUSC family protein produces the protein MLHRQFLDHAKAVARFAPVRPAVKAGLRAALAFFVPTVVGTALHLPATLWLAIGGFNTSFVDKGGSYHARFRAMGGTALAAAVSAVLGGLAGMNPALAIPATLLWVTACSFAGVYGAAANLTGNIAATTFVIALGLPADSAVQALESGLAVLGGSAWAMVLSLVLWPIRPYRPARKAVAACFDAVADYAEGLSRTVQGAREDAWQALIQEQHGRIRELLELARTTLAATRKGRGERGRGERLLVLLESVDAMFMGLIALGEQLESLGPPVSGPVGDPRAAVAVALLDCANTARDLVRLVEQEGRSRRPQPEWDGRALRDALGDLDARGLVTRLERARLSDIARLLTELRERADVALDTACRLPGPLTSAPPPARELAEESHASLWDPVRAHLTLDSEVLRHALRAGLTTTAAVYVASVFRPNHGYWVTITVLTIMQPYTGPTFLKALQRVLGTVVGGLLAIAVASWLQDPRAMMGLLFCTAALCVSLIPLNYGLYTIFATLTFVLLAEMGSGDWTLAPVRIVNTLIGGALALAGTFFLWQRSEHQRFPAQMADALRADREFFDVLARAWRQGGPPDPAALAEARRKLGLATINAETSFQRLLTEPRWRMEAVEPLMTLLTFTRRFAAVCTLLASRRSVPTTPAVQEALSRFARAMDASMEDLADSVHHGRRPKPLPAFDALIGWNIPTPDAAGAALGAEAPLLQSQLERLKRQLTVLHTAAMRRLEAIRD, from the coding sequence GTGCTCCACCGTCAGTTCCTGGACCATGCGAAGGCCGTGGCCCGCTTCGCGCCCGTGCGGCCCGCGGTGAAGGCGGGCCTGCGCGCCGCGCTCGCGTTCTTCGTCCCCACCGTCGTGGGCACCGCGCTGCACCTGCCCGCGACCCTGTGGCTGGCGATTGGCGGCTTCAACACGTCCTTCGTGGACAAGGGCGGCTCCTACCATGCCCGCTTCCGCGCCATGGGCGGCACGGCGCTCGCGGCGGCGGTGTCCGCGGTGCTGGGGGGCCTGGCGGGAATGAACCCGGCCCTGGCCATTCCCGCCACGCTGCTGTGGGTGACGGCGTGCAGCTTCGCGGGCGTGTACGGCGCGGCGGCGAACCTCACCGGCAACATCGCCGCCACCACCTTCGTCATCGCCCTGGGGCTGCCCGCGGACAGCGCCGTGCAGGCGCTGGAGTCCGGCCTGGCGGTGCTGGGCGGCTCCGCGTGGGCCATGGTGCTGTCGCTGGTGCTCTGGCCCATCCGCCCCTACCGGCCCGCGCGCAAGGCGGTGGCGGCGTGCTTCGACGCGGTGGCGGACTACGCGGAGGGCCTGTCGCGCACGGTCCAGGGCGCGCGCGAGGACGCCTGGCAGGCGCTCATCCAGGAGCAGCACGGGCGCATCCGCGAGCTGCTGGAGCTGGCGCGCACCACGCTCGCGGCCACGCGCAAGGGCCGGGGCGAGCGAGGCCGGGGCGAGCGGCTGCTGGTGCTGCTGGAGTCCGTGGACGCCATGTTCATGGGGCTCATCGCGCTGGGCGAACAGTTGGAAAGCCTGGGCCCACCGGTGAGCGGCCCCGTGGGCGACCCGCGCGCGGCGGTGGCCGTGGCGCTCCTGGACTGCGCCAACACGGCCAGGGACCTGGTGCGGCTGGTGGAGCAGGAGGGCCGCAGCCGCAGGCCCCAGCCGGAGTGGGACGGACGCGCGCTGCGCGACGCGCTGGGAGACCTGGACGCGCGCGGGCTCGTCACGCGGCTGGAGCGGGCGCGGCTGTCGGACATCGCGCGGCTGCTCACGGAGCTGCGCGAGCGCGCGGACGTGGCGCTGGACACCGCGTGCCGGCTGCCCGGCCCCCTCACCAGCGCCCCGCCTCCCGCGCGCGAGCTGGCCGAGGAGTCGCACGCGTCCCTGTGGGATCCGGTGCGCGCGCACCTCACGCTGGATTCAGAGGTGCTGCGGCACGCGCTGCGCGCGGGGCTCACCACCACGGCGGCGGTGTACGTGGCCAGCGTGTTCCGTCCGAACCACGGCTACTGGGTGACCATCACCGTGCTCACCATCATGCAGCCGTACACCGGGCCCACCTTCCTCAAGGCGCTCCAACGCGTGCTGGGCACGGTGGTGGGCGGCCTGTTGGCCATCGCCGTCGCGTCGTGGCTCCAGGACCCACGCGCGATGATGGGCCTGTTGTTCTGCACCGCGGCCCTGTGCGTGAGCCTCATCCCGCTCAACTACGGGCTGTACACCATCTTCGCCACGCTCACCTTCGTGCTGCTGGCGGAGATGGGCAGCGGGGACTGGACGCTGGCGCCGGTGCGCATCGTCAACACGCTCATCGGCGGCGCGCTGGCGCTCGCGGGCACCTTCTTCCTGTGGCAGCGCTCGGAGCACCAGCGCTTCCCGGCGCAGATGGCGGACGCGCTGAGAGCGGACCGCGAGTTCTTCGACGTGCTGGCCCGCGCCTGGAGGCAGGGCGGGCCACCGGACCCGGCGGCGCTGGCGGAGGCGCGCCGCAAGCTGGGGCTGGCCACCATCAACGCGGAGACGTCCTTCCAGCGCCTGCTCACCGAACCGCGCTGGCGCATGGAGGCGGTGGAGCCGCTGATGACGCTGCTCACCTTCACCCGCCGCTTCGCCGCCGTCTGCACCCTGCTCGCGTCGCGGCGCTCCGTGCCCACCACCCCGGCGGTGCAGGAGGCCCTGTCGCGCTTCGCGCGCGCCATGGACGCGAGCATGGAGGACCTGGCGGACTCCGTACACCACGGCCGCCGCCCCAAGCCCCTGCCCGCCTTCGACGCGCTCATCGGCTGGAACATCCCCACCCCGGACGCGGCCGGCGCGGCGCTGGGCGCCGAGGCCCCCCTGCTCCAGTCCCAGTTGGAGCGGCTGAAGCGCCAGCTCACCGTGCTCCACACCGCCGCCATGCGCCGCCTGGAGGCCATCCGCGATTAA
- a CDS encoding RICIN domain-containing protein has protein sequence MSAWLSRVSLPGLLLTASTLLPPSASAANETVRVWLTTTSGGTLAKKLNAEANKTFGPETGSATAIDVNEGVTYQTLDGFGGALTDSSAWLIFNSPQRTAIMNDLFSVASGAGQSAIRLPMGASDFARNHYTYDDTCCDLNDFSVGHDTAYILPLLKQARAINPEVKVFALPWSAPAWMKFNNSLTGGGYLRNDLYGTYANYFVRFVQAYQANGVPIHALSLQNEPHNANGGYATMQMESNDQSVFAAQHLRPALNAAGFNGVKVIAWDHNWYDGSGPAGYPHEVMAYNGGQAQSAVAGVAYHCYESPEGSYSVQSAFHDAYPTKEVHFTECTGGFWATNAAANLEWALQNNLFGPLRHWSRTSFYWNLALDPNHGPRVGGCADCRGMFTVDNANGTYTRNEEYYAWAHLAKVVRPGAVRVGATSLGNNNIETLAFRNPDGSRALIALNSNDGATLSFKVRWNGQAFEYTLPPRSVASFQWGGTSSPQGPWYRLVNKATGRCVDIVGPSAADGTGLHQWACHTGSSQQWSLVATDSGYSRLVSRYSGKAVDVADASPADGARVQQWSWAGGANQQFKPVATPGGYTRFEARHSGKVLDVSNCWTSGDGAAVQQWVWSNNDCQQFRLEAVP, from the coding sequence ATGTCTGCCTGGTTGTCCCGCGTTTCCCTTCCGGGTTTGCTGCTGACCGCCTCCACCCTCCTGCCGCCCTCCGCGAGCGCGGCGAACGAGACCGTGCGGGTGTGGCTGACGACGACGTCTGGCGGCACGCTGGCGAAGAAGCTCAACGCGGAGGCGAACAAGACGTTCGGCCCGGAGACGGGCAGCGCGACGGCCATCGACGTGAACGAGGGCGTGACGTACCAGACCCTCGACGGGTTCGGCGGCGCGCTCACGGACTCGTCCGCGTGGCTCATCTTCAACTCGCCGCAGCGCACGGCCATCATGAACGACCTGTTCAGCGTGGCCTCGGGCGCGGGCCAGAGCGCCATCCGCCTGCCCATGGGCGCGTCCGACTTCGCTCGCAACCACTACACCTACGACGACACCTGCTGCGACCTGAACGACTTCTCCGTGGGCCACGACACGGCGTACATCCTGCCGCTGCTGAAGCAGGCGCGCGCCATCAACCCGGAGGTGAAGGTCTTCGCGCTGCCGTGGAGCGCGCCCGCGTGGATGAAGTTCAACAACTCGCTCACCGGCGGCGGCTACCTGCGCAACGATTTGTACGGCACCTACGCGAACTACTTCGTGCGCTTCGTGCAGGCCTACCAGGCCAACGGCGTGCCCATCCACGCGCTGAGCCTCCAGAACGAGCCGCACAACGCCAACGGCGGCTACGCGACCATGCAGATGGAGTCCAACGACCAATCCGTCTTCGCGGCGCAGCACCTGCGCCCCGCGCTCAACGCCGCGGGCTTCAATGGCGTGAAGGTGATTGCGTGGGACCACAACTGGTACGACGGCTCGGGCCCCGCGGGCTACCCGCATGAGGTGATGGCCTACAACGGCGGTCAGGCGCAGAGCGCCGTCGCGGGCGTGGCCTACCACTGCTACGAGAGCCCCGAGGGCAGCTACAGCGTCCAGTCCGCCTTCCACGACGCGTACCCCACCAAGGAGGTGCACTTCACGGAGTGCACCGGCGGCTTCTGGGCCACCAACGCCGCGGCGAACCTGGAGTGGGCGCTGCAGAACAACCTCTTCGGGCCGCTGCGCCACTGGTCGCGCACGTCCTTCTACTGGAACCTGGCGTTGGATCCGAACCACGGGCCGCGCGTGGGCGGCTGCGCGGACTGCCGGGGCATGTTCACCGTGGACAACGCCAACGGCACGTACACGCGCAACGAGGAGTACTACGCGTGGGCACACCTGGCGAAGGTGGTGCGGCCGGGCGCGGTGCGCGTGGGCGCCACGTCCCTGGGCAACAACAACATCGAGACGCTCGCCTTCCGCAACCCGGACGGCTCGCGCGCGCTCATCGCGCTGAACTCGAATGACGGCGCCACGCTGTCCTTCAAGGTCCGCTGGAACGGCCAGGCCTTCGAGTACACGCTGCCGCCGCGCTCGGTGGCGTCCTTCCAGTGGGGCGGGACGTCCAGCCCGCAGGGGCCGTGGTACCGGCTGGTCAACAAGGCCACGGGCAGGTGCGTGGACATCGTGGGCCCGTCCGCGGCGGACGGCACCGGGCTGCACCAGTGGGCGTGCCACACCGGCTCGAGCCAGCAGTGGTCCCTGGTGGCCACGGACAGCGGCTATTCGCGGCTGGTGTCTCGCTACAGCGGCAAGGCGGTGGACGTGGCGGACGCGAGCCCCGCGGACGGCGCGCGCGTGCAGCAGTGGTCCTGGGCGGGCGGCGCCAACCAGCAGTTCAAGCCGGTGGCCACCCCTGGCGGCTACACCCGCTTCGAGGCCCGCCACAGCGGCAAGGTGCTGGATGTCAGCAACTGCTGGACGAGCGGCGACGGGGCCGCTGTCCAGCAGTGGGTCTGGTCCAACAACGACTGCCAGCAGTTCCGCCTGGAAGCCGTGCCCTGA
- a CDS encoding hybrid sensor histidine kinase/response regulator, giving the protein MKNAHGRTAITVLNVNDDAATRYLLSLTLKQGGYQVLEAAGGREALQLARGLPDLVLLDVHMPDIDGYEVCRRLRADEATHDLLIAHLSSVSVKREDRVRGLAQGADAYWTRPLAEDELLANIEALLRLQARARDAVRARDRFLRVAGHELRTPLTVLRLNLERAVEMVTADAEAGSPMQKRLAPAVRQLTRLQGLVESLADVTRLSTQDVALVVDTVDLSQLVREQVERFQAPARSANVALTAELPDAPVLLFGDRRLLEQAVGHLLSNAIKFGEDRPAKARLSTHEDHAVLAVEDQGVGIAPEDHARIFHRFERVPSGGRFEGLGLGLFLAQEIAAAHDGTLTVKSALGQGACFELRLPLHRTQRY; this is encoded by the coding sequence GTGAAGAACGCCCACGGCCGCACCGCTATCACGGTCCTCAACGTCAATGACGACGCGGCCACGCGGTACCTGCTGAGCCTCACCCTGAAGCAGGGCGGCTACCAGGTGCTCGAGGCCGCGGGGGGCCGCGAGGCGCTCCAGCTTGCCCGGGGTCTGCCCGACCTGGTGCTGCTGGACGTGCACATGCCGGACATCGACGGCTACGAGGTTTGCCGCCGCCTGCGCGCGGACGAGGCCACGCACGACCTGCTCATCGCCCACCTGTCGTCCGTGTCCGTCAAACGCGAGGACCGCGTGCGGGGCCTGGCCCAGGGCGCGGACGCGTACTGGACGCGCCCACTGGCGGAGGACGAGCTGCTCGCCAACATCGAAGCGCTCCTGCGCCTGCAGGCCCGCGCCCGGGATGCCGTGCGCGCGCGCGACCGCTTCCTCCGCGTCGCCGGGCACGAGCTGCGCACGCCCCTCACCGTGCTCCGCCTCAACCTGGAGCGCGCGGTGGAGATGGTGACGGCCGACGCGGAGGCGGGCAGCCCCATGCAGAAGCGGCTCGCCCCCGCGGTGCGCCAGCTCACCCGGCTCCAAGGCCTGGTGGAGAGCCTGGCGGACGTGACACGCCTGTCCACGCAGGACGTGGCGCTCGTGGTGGACACGGTGGACCTGTCCCAGCTGGTGCGCGAACAGGTGGAGCGCTTCCAGGCCCCGGCCCGCAGCGCGAACGTGGCCCTGACGGCGGAGCTGCCGGACGCGCCCGTCCTCCTCTTCGGAGACCGGCGCCTGCTGGAGCAGGCCGTGGGCCACCTGTTGTCCAACGCCATCAAGTTCGGGGAGGACCGGCCCGCGAAGGCGCGCCTGTCCACGCACGAGGACCACGCGGTGCTCGCCGTGGAGGACCAGGGCGTGGGCATCGCGCCGGAGGACCACGCGCGCATCTTCCACCGCTTCGAGCGCGTGCCCTCCGGAGGCCGCTTCGAAGGGCTGGGGCTGGGGCTCTTCCTGGCCCAGGAGATCGCCGCCGCGCACGACGGCACCTTGACCGTGAAGAGCGCCCTGGGCCAGGGCGCGTGTTTCGAGTTGAGGCTCCCCCTGCATCGCACCCAGAGGTACTGA
- a CDS encoding ATPase domain-containing protein: protein MSNTEDADGSKPSGEGKSPAKRLVTNVPRLDFITKGGLIQGSSYAIIGPPGSGKTVLANQIAFQHVKNGGKALYVTLLSESHGRMLENLSQMTFFDASVIPDRLQYLSGYRDLERDGLKGLLELLRKNAQAHGTTLLIIDGMDAAKEFARSDLSFKRFLQDLQTFSSILGCTTLLLAPHHEGEIHPENTAVDGIFELSLWLHGPRAVRELIAIKFRGGPSLLGRHEVEISNQGMVIHPRTEVQFAHPAAEGREDRIRMPFGIPRLDEALRGGVLSGSTTLLLGAPGTGKTLLGLHFLLQGAREGQPGVYFGFFETPPRLIEKAEGTGMGDLKKYVDEGLIEIQWQPPLEHNMDSLAEKLLERIEERKVDRLRLFIDGVSGFRSAAVYPDRLSRFFSALTHQLRMMDVTTLYSDETPLFSPGVDMPQPEAASTVENVILVRYVELRSQLYRLLSIMKMRESAYDSGIREFSISEKGIRVAETFESAESILTGHARLSGGEAAQPGRVKAPLGARKKQGRKAPAKKKPAAKKAPAGASRRRRS from the coding sequence GTGTCGAACACCGAAGACGCGGACGGGAGCAAACCGTCCGGCGAGGGCAAGAGCCCGGCGAAGCGCCTCGTCACCAACGTGCCCCGGCTGGACTTCATCACCAAGGGCGGCCTCATCCAGGGCTCGTCCTACGCCATCATCGGGCCCCCGGGCTCCGGCAAGACGGTGCTGGCCAACCAGATCGCCTTCCAGCACGTGAAGAACGGCGGCAAGGCGCTCTACGTGACGCTGCTGTCGGAGTCGCACGGGCGCATGCTGGAGAACCTGTCGCAGATGACGTTCTTCGACGCCAGCGTCATCCCGGACCGGCTCCAGTACCTCAGCGGCTACCGCGACCTGGAGCGCGACGGGCTCAAGGGCCTCCTGGAGCTGCTTCGCAAGAACGCCCAGGCCCACGGCACCACGCTGCTCATCATCGACGGCATGGACGCGGCGAAGGAGTTCGCCCGCTCGGACCTCTCCTTCAAGCGCTTCCTCCAGGACCTGCAGACCTTCAGCAGCATCCTGGGCTGCACCACGCTGCTGCTCGCCCCGCACCATGAAGGGGAGATCCACCCGGAGAACACCGCGGTGGACGGCATCTTCGAACTGTCGCTGTGGCTGCACGGCCCCCGCGCGGTGCGCGAGCTCATCGCCATCAAGTTCCGCGGCGGACCGTCCCTGCTGGGCCGCCACGAGGTGGAGATCTCCAACCAGGGCATGGTCATCCACCCGCGCACGGAGGTGCAGTTCGCCCACCCCGCCGCGGAGGGGCGCGAGGACCGCATCCGCATGCCCTTCGGCATCCCCCGCCTGGACGAAGCGCTCCGGGGCGGCGTGCTGTCAGGCTCCACCACGCTGCTGCTGGGCGCGCCCGGCACGGGCAAGACGCTCCTGGGGCTGCACTTCCTCCTCCAGGGCGCGCGCGAGGGCCAGCCGGGCGTCTACTTCGGCTTCTTCGAGACGCCCCCCCGCCTCATCGAGAAGGCGGAGGGCACCGGCATGGGGGACCTCAAGAAGTACGTGGACGAGGGCCTCATCGAAATCCAGTGGCAGCCGCCGCTGGAGCACAACATGGACTCGCTGGCGGAGAAGCTCCTGGAGCGCATCGAGGAGCGCAAGGTGGACCGCCTGCGCCTCTTCATCGACGGCGTGTCCGGCTTCCGCTCCGCGGCGGTGTACCCGGACCGCCTGAGCCGCTTCTTCTCCGCGCTCACGCACCAGCTGCGGATGATGGACGTCACCACGCTGTACTCGGATGAGACGCCGCTGTTCAGCCCCGGCGTGGACATGCCCCAGCCAGAGGCCGCGTCCACCGTGGAGAACGTCATCCTGGTGCGCTACGTGGAGCTGCGCTCGCAGCTCTACCGGCTGCTCTCCATCATGAAGATGCGGGAGAGCGCCTACGACAGCGGCATCCGCGAGTTCTCCATCTCCGAGAAGGGCATCCGGGTCGCGGAGACCTTCGAGAGCGCGGAGAGCATCCTCACCGGCCACGCGCGCCTGTCCGGCGGAGAGGCCGCCCAGCCCGGCCGCGTGAAGGCCCCCCTGGGCGCGAGGAAGAAGCAGGGCCGCAAGGCGCCCGCGAAGAAGAAGCCAGCCGCGAAGAAGGCTCCGGCGGGCGCGTCCCGGCGGAGGCGTTCATGA
- a CDS encoding response regulator transcription factor has protein sequence MKTVLVVDDELDIAEAIQAILEEEQLRVVICGNGREALARLKEEKPDLAIIDVMMPVMNGYETIDAIRKDGTHHFPILVMSAIQPPRAKMEEQQWAGFLKKPFSLRDLVDTVARLTPS, from the coding sequence ATGAAGACCGTGCTCGTCGTGGACGATGAGCTGGACATCGCCGAAGCCATCCAGGCCATCCTGGAAGAGGAGCAACTGCGCGTCGTCATCTGCGGCAACGGCCGCGAGGCGCTGGCCAGGCTCAAGGAGGAGAAGCCCGACCTGGCCATCATCGACGTGATGATGCCGGTGATGAACGGCTACGAGACCATCGACGCCATCCGCAAGGACGGCACCCACCACTTCCCCATCCTCGTCATGAGCGCCATCCAGCCGCCCAGGGCCAAGATGGAGGAACAGCAGTGGGCCGGCTTCCTCAAGAAGCCCTTCTCCCTGAGAGACCTGGTGGACACCGTGGCGAGGCTGACGCCGTCGTAG
- a CDS encoding MATE family efflux transporter gives MPTEVETTPSREPGLFRLTWPIFFEIFLFMLMGTADTLMLSGVSDAAVSAVGVVNQYVFICILVMEVVSHGASIVVSQYLGAKRSTEAARIAAQAITMNFLLGLAVSGGLLLSADAILGRMNLEPRTLAYASTYWHIAGGFLFLQALINVFSSLIRTYGFTRQSMYVALGMNVVHVVGNWVLIFGHFGMPAHGVAGAAMSTVFSRAMAVGVFAWMLWRVMDVKMKPTHFVALTREYVRKILRVGVPSAVEQMTYHACQTVFLYYVTYLGPVSLASRQYANAMSQYVFLCSLAIGMGTSILVGRLVGARRSQDAYARVLKSLKWSIGITVAVDLTAILFREPLIRLFTHDGDILRLTSQVLVLSLLLETGRSFNLVLVNALRAAGDATFPVIMAVLSMVCMSLPLGYYLVFHLHLGLAGVWLAVAADEWTRGLAMWMRWKSRAWERQSLVSPAEAPVVMAH, from the coding sequence ATGCCCACTGAAGTCGAGACGACGCCCTCCCGCGAGCCGGGCCTGTTCCGCCTCACCTGGCCCATCTTCTTCGAAATCTTCCTCTTCATGCTGATGGGCACGGCGGACACGCTGATGCTCAGCGGTGTGTCGGACGCCGCCGTGTCCGCGGTGGGCGTCGTCAATCAGTACGTCTTCATCTGCATCCTGGTGATGGAGGTCGTGAGCCACGGCGCGTCCATCGTCGTGTCGCAATATCTGGGCGCGAAGCGGAGCACGGAGGCGGCGCGCATCGCGGCGCAGGCCATCACGATGAACTTCCTCCTGGGCCTGGCGGTGAGCGGCGGGCTCTTGTTGTCCGCGGACGCAATCCTGGGGCGAATGAACCTGGAGCCCCGGACGCTGGCGTACGCGAGCACCTACTGGCACATCGCGGGCGGCTTCCTGTTCCTGCAGGCGCTCATCAACGTCTTCTCCAGCCTCATCCGCACGTACGGCTTCACGCGACAGTCCATGTACGTGGCCCTGGGCATGAACGTGGTGCACGTGGTGGGCAACTGGGTGCTCATCTTCGGGCACTTCGGCATGCCGGCGCACGGCGTGGCGGGCGCGGCCATGTCCACCGTCTTCAGCCGCGCGATGGCGGTGGGCGTCTTCGCGTGGATGCTCTGGCGGGTGATGGACGTGAAGATGAAGCCCACGCACTTCGTGGCGCTCACGCGCGAATACGTGCGCAAGATCCTGCGCGTGGGCGTGCCGTCCGCAGTGGAGCAGATGACGTACCACGCGTGCCAGACGGTGTTCCTGTACTACGTGACGTACCTGGGCCCGGTGTCGCTGGCGTCGCGGCAGTACGCCAACGCCATGTCCCAGTACGTCTTCCTGTGCAGCCTGGCCATCGGCATGGGCACGTCCATCCTCGTGGGACGGCTGGTCGGCGCGAGGCGCTCCCAGGACGCGTACGCGCGCGTGCTCAAGAGCCTCAAGTGGAGCATCGGCATCACGGTGGCGGTGGACCTGACGGCCATCCTCTTCCGCGAGCCGCTCATCCGCCTCTTCACGCATGACGGCGACATCCTGCGGCTGACGTCACAGGTGTTGGTGCTGAGCCTGCTCTTGGAGACGGGGCGCTCGTTCAACCTGGTGCTGGTGAACGCGCTGCGCGCCGCGGGTGACGCCACCTTCCCGGTCATCATGGCGGTGCTCTCCATGGTCTGTATGAGCCTGCCCCTGGGCTACTACCTCGTGTTCCACCTGCACCTGGGGCTCGCGGGCGTGTGGCTGGCGGTGGCCGCGGATGAATGGACGCGCGGCCTGGCCATGTGGATGCGCTGGAAGAGCCGCGCCTGGGAGCGCCAGTCCCTGGTGTCCCCGGCGGAGGCGCCGGTGGTGATGGCGCACTGA
- a CDS encoding glutathione-independent formaldehyde dehydrogenase — translation MLAVVYKENSQVKVEEVEDPKLESPTDCVIRVTSAGICGSDLHMYEGRTTSKAGQVFGHENMGVVEQVGPGVRSIQKGDRVVLPFNIACGTCFDCVRGRTEACLVANPEAPHAGYGYAGMGPYRGGQAELLRVPWADFNCLKLPGQPGDDLEDDFLLLSDVFPTAYHGTELANVRPGATVAVFGAGPVGLLAGYCALLRGASEVYVVDSVPERLAKVKEMGAIPIDFTKGDPVKQILDLRRGNPLIMGALRPGEEKALGVMCGIDAVGYQSRDIKGADSHGGKEKPTQVLEQLVELVNPTGSIGVIGVYIAPDPGAPDENAKQGIYPLPWAKVFDKGITVGTGQTPVKRYNHFLRDLIIAGRARPSMIVSHRLPLQDAPDAYKKFDARRDGYTKVILKPQLSPKARA, via the coding sequence ATGCTCGCCGTCGTCTACAAAGAGAACAGCCAGGTGAAGGTGGAGGAGGTCGAGGATCCGAAGCTGGAATCTCCCACCGACTGCGTCATCCGCGTCACCTCCGCCGGCATCTGTGGAAGTGACCTGCACATGTACGAGGGCCGCACCACGTCCAAGGCCGGACAGGTGTTCGGCCACGAGAACATGGGCGTCGTGGAGCAGGTGGGCCCCGGCGTCAGGAGCATCCAGAAGGGCGACCGCGTGGTGCTGCCCTTCAACATCGCCTGCGGCACCTGCTTCGATTGCGTGCGTGGCCGCACCGAGGCCTGCCTCGTCGCCAATCCGGAGGCGCCCCACGCGGGCTACGGCTACGCGGGCATGGGTCCGTACCGCGGAGGACAGGCGGAGCTGCTCCGGGTGCCCTGGGCGGACTTCAACTGCCTGAAGCTCCCTGGGCAGCCGGGCGACGACCTGGAGGACGACTTCCTGCTCCTGTCGGACGTGTTCCCGACCGCGTACCACGGCACCGAGCTTGCGAACGTGCGGCCGGGCGCCACCGTGGCCGTCTTCGGCGCGGGGCCGGTGGGCCTGCTCGCGGGCTACTGCGCGCTCTTGCGCGGCGCCTCGGAGGTCTACGTGGTGGACAGCGTCCCGGAGCGCCTGGCCAAGGTGAAGGAGATGGGCGCCATCCCCATCGACTTCACGAAGGGCGACCCGGTGAAGCAGATCCTGGACCTGCGCCGCGGCAACCCGCTCATCATGGGCGCGCTGCGCCCCGGTGAGGAGAAGGCCCTGGGCGTGATGTGCGGCATCGACGCCGTGGGCTACCAGTCGCGCGACATCAAGGGCGCGGACTCGCACGGCGGCAAGGAGAAGCCCACCCAGGTGCTGGAGCAGCTGGTGGAGCTGGTGAACCCCACGGGCTCCATTGGCGTCATCGGCGTCTACATCGCCCCGGACCCCGGCGCGCCGGACGAGAACGCGAAGCAGGGCATCTACCCGCTGCCGTGGGCCAAGGTGTTCGACAAGGGCATCACCGTGGGCACCGGCCAGACGCCGGTGAAGCGCTACAACCACTTCCTGCGCGACCTCATCATCGCGGGCCGCGCCCGGCCGAGCATGATCGTCAGCCACCGCCTGCCGCTCCAGGACGCCCCGGACGCGTACAAGAAGTTCGACGCCCGCCGGGACGGCTACACCAAGGTCATCCTCAAGCCCCAGCTGAGCCCCAAGGCTCGCGCTTGA